In Tursiops truncatus isolate mTurTru1 chromosome 19, mTurTru1.mat.Y, whole genome shotgun sequence, a genomic segment contains:
- the SALL1 gene encoding sal-like protein 1 codes for MSRRKQAKPQHFQSDPEVASLPRRDGDTEKGQPNRTTKSKDAHVCGRCCAEFFELSDLLLHKKNCTKNQLVLIVNESPASPPETFSPSPTPDHPEEQMNDTANKTEQGDCSDLAEPHGPDREESMEVEAPAASKGASGPLSSGGDSSAPPSCSSGSSCPGTSAITTSLPQLGDLTTLGNFSVINSNVIIENLQSTKVAVAQFSQEARCSGASGGKLAVPALMDQLLALQQQQIHQLQLIEQIRHQILLLASQNTDLPTSSSPSPGTVRTSANPLSTLSSHLSQQLAAAAGLAQSLASQSASISGVKQLPPIQLPQSSSGNTIGPPHSGSSPSVHILAAAVPTPSSEKVASSAGASHAHAGNPAVSASSSPAFAISSLLSPASNPLLPQPAPANSVFPSPLPNIGTTAEDLNSLSALAQQRKSKPPNVTAFEAKSASDEAFFKHKCRFCAKVFGSDSALQIHLRSHTGERPFKCNICGNRFSTKGNLKVHFQRHKEKYPHIQMNPYPVPEHLDNIPTSTGIPYGMSIPPEKPVTSWLDTKPVLPTLTTSVGLPLPPTLPSLTPFIKTEEPAPIPISHSAASPPGSVKSDSGAPEPASRNPGGLPEEAEASTGPPSSGKSEESGVVPSSAPTVSTGVLSSLASDVGPGSASTFTNPLLPLMSEQFKSKFPFGGLLDSAQASETSKLQQLVENIDKKATDPNECVICHRVLSCQSALKMHYRTHTGERPFKCKICGRAFTTKGNLKTHYSVHRAMPPLRVQHSCPICQKKFTNAVVLQQHIRMHMGGQIPNTPVPDSYPESMESDTGSFDEKNFDDLDNFSDENMEDCPEGSIPDTPKSADASQDSLSSSPLPLEMSSIAALENQMKMINAGLAEQLQASLKSVENGSVEGDVLTNDSSSVGGDMESQSAGSPAISESTSSMQALSPSNSTQEFHKSPSAEEKPQRAGASDFANGLSPTPVNGGALDLTSSHTEKIIKEDSLGILFPFRDRGKFKNTACDICGKTFACQSALDIHYRSHTKERPFICTVCNRGFSTKGNLKQHMLTHQMRDLPSQLFEPSSNLGPNQNSAVIPANSLASLIKTEVNGFVHVTTQDSKDTPTSHVPSGPLSSSATSPVLLPALPRRTPKQHYCNTCGKTFSSSSALQIHERTHTGEKPFACTICGRAFTTKGNLKVHMGTHMWNSAPARRGRRLSVDGPMTFLGGNPVKFPEMFQKDLAARSGSGDPSSFWNQYAAALSNGLAMKANEISVIQNGGIPPIPGSLGSGSSSPISGLTGNLEKLQNSEPSAPLAGLEKMASSENGTNFRFTRFVEDSKEIVTS; via the exons GAGACACAGAGAAGGGTCAACCCAACCGCACCACTAAGAGCAAGGATGCCCACGTCTGCGGCCGGTGCTGCGCCGAGTTCTTTGAATTGTCAGATCTTCTGCTCCACAAGAAGAACTGTACTAAAAACCAACTAGTTTTAATTGTAAATGAAAGTCCAGCGTCCCCGCCTGAAaccttctcccccagccccactccggATCATCCCGAGGAACAGATGAACGACACGGCTAACAAGACAGAGCAAGGAGACTGCAGTGACCTGGCGGAACCCCACGGACCAGACAGGGAAGAGTCCATGGAGGTGGAGGCCCCAGCGGCCAGCAAAGGCGCCAGCGGCCCCCTGAGCAGCGGTGGCGACAGCAGTGCCCCCCCAAGCTGCAGCAGCGGCAGCTCCTGCCCAGGTACCTCAGCGATCACAACCTCTCTACCTCAACTCGGGGACCTGACAACACTGGGCAACTTCTCTGTGATCAACAGCAACGTCATCATCGAGAACCTCCAGAGCACCAAGGTGGCGGTGGCCCAGTTCTCCCAGGAAGCGAGGTGCAGTGGGGCCTCCGGAGGCAAGCTGGCCGTCCCGGCCCTGATGGACCAGCTCTTagctctgcagcagcagcagatCCACCAGCTGCAACTGATCGAACAGATTCGTCACCAAATATTGCTGTTGGCTTCTCAGAACACAGACTTGCCAACATCTTCTAGTCCTTCTCCAGGTACTGTACGAACATCTGCCAACCCCTTGTCCACACTCAGCTCCCATTTATCTCAGCAGCTGGCGGCAGCAGCTGGGTTAGCACAGAGCCTCGCTAGCCAATCTGCCAGCATCAGCGGTGTGAAACAGCTCCCCCCCATCCAGCTACCTCAGAGCAGTTCTGGCAACACCATCGGTCCACCCCACAGCGGCTCTTCCCCCAGCGTTCACATATTGGCGGCGGCAGTTCCCACCCCCTCCTCGGAAAAAGTGGCTTCGAGCGCGGGTGCCTCCCATGCCCATGCCGGCAACCCCGCAGTCTCGGCATCTTCCTCACCAGCTTTTGCAATAAGCAGTCTATTGAGTCCTGCATCTAATCCACTTCTACCTCAGCCGGCCCCTGCTAACTCGGTTTTCCCCAGCCCTTTGCCCAACATCGGAACGACGGCAGAGGATTTAAACTCCTTGTCTGCCTTGGCCCAGCAAAGAAAAAGCAAGCCACCAAATGTCACTGCCTTCGAAGCAAAAAGCGCTTCGGACGAGGCCTTCTTCAAACACAAGTGCAGGTTCTGTGCGAAGGTCTTCGGAAGCGACAGTGCCTTGCAGATCCACCTCCGTTCCCACACCGGAGAGAGGCCGTTCAAGTGCAACATCTGCGGGAACAGGTTCTCCACCAAGGGGAACCTCAAAGTCCACTTCCAGCGCCACAAAGAGAAATACCCTCACATCCAGATGAACCCCTATCCCGTGCCTGAGCATTTGGACAACATCCCGACCAGTACCGGCATCCCCTACGGCATGTCCATTCCTCCAGAAAAGCCGGTCACCAGCTGGCTAGACACCAAACCGGTCCTGCCCACTCTGACCACTTCAGTCGGCCTGCCGTTGCCCCCGACCCTCCCAAGCCTCACCCCCTTCATCAAGACCGAAGAGCCAGCCCCCATCCCCATCAGCCATTCTGCCGCCAGCCCCCCGGGCTCCGTCAAAAGTGACTCCGGGGCTCCCGAGCCGGCCTCGAGAAACCCGGGTGGGCTCCCAGAGGAAGCGGAAGCTTCCACTGGGCCCCCCTCCAGTGGCAAAAGCGAAGAGAGCGGCGTGGTCCCCAGCTCAGCCCCAACCGTGAGCACTGGCGTGCTGAGCTCCCTAGCGTCCGACGTTGGCCCAGGCAGTGCCTCGACTTTCACCAACCCTCTGTTGCCGCTCATGTCCGAGCAGTTCAAGTCGAAGTTTCCTTTTGGGGGACTCTTGGACTCAGCCCAGGCCTCAGAGACATCCAAGCTTCAGCAGCTGGTCGAAAACATTGACAAGAAGGCCACTGACCCCAATGAGTGTGTCATCTGCCACCGGGTCCTCAGTTGTCAGAGCGCCTTGAAGATGCACTACCGCACCCACACCGGGGAGAGGCCCTTTAAGTGTAAGATCTGTGGCCGGGCCTTCACCACGAAAGGGAACCTGAAAACCCATTACAGCGTCCATCGTGCTATGCCCCCGCTCAGAGTCCAGCATTCCTGCCCCATCTGCCAGAAGAAGTTCACGAACGCCGTTGTCCTACAGCAGCACATCCGAATGCACATGGGGGGCCAGATTCCCAACACCCCGGTCCCTGACAGCTACCCCGAGTCCATGGAGTCTGACACGGGCTCCTTTGATGAGAAAAATTTTGATGACCTAGACAACTTCTCCGATGAAAACATGGAAGACTGTCCTGAGGGCAGCATCCCGGACACGCCCAAGTCCGCGGATGCGTCCCAAGACAGCCTGTCTTCCTCGCCTTTGCCTCTAGAGATGTCGAGCATCGCTGCTTTGGAAAATCAGATGAAGATGATCAATGCGGGCCTGGCAGAGCAGCTGCAGGCCAGCCTGAAGTCAGTGGAGAACGGGTCGGTCGAGGGGGACGTCCTGACCAACGATTCGTCCTCGGTGGGTGGTGACATGGAGAGCCAGAGTGCTGGCAGCCCGGCCATCTCAGAGTCTACCTCCTCCATGCAGGCTCTGTCCCCATCCAACAGCACCCAGGAGTTCCACAAGTCACCCAGCGCCGAGGAGAAGCCACAGAGAGCAGGGGCAAGCGACTTTGCCAATGGCTTGTCTCCCACCCCAGTGAACGGTGGGGCTTTGGATTTGACATCTAGTCACACAGAGAAAATCATCAAAGAAGATTCTCTGGGGATCCTCTTCCCTTTCAGAGACCGGGGTAAATTTAAAAACACTGCTTGCGACATTTGTGGCAAAACCTTTGCTTGTCAGAGTGCCTTGGACATTCACTACAGAAGTCATACCAAAGAGAGACCATTTATTTGCACAGTCTGCAATCGTGGCTTTTCCACCAAGGGTAATTTGAAGCAACACATGTTGACACATCAGATGCGAGATCTACCATCACAGCTCTTTGAGCCCAGTTCCAACCTTGGCCCCAATCAGAACTCGGCGGTGATTCCCGCCAACTCGTTGGCGTCTCTCATCAAGACAGAGGTCAACGGCTTCGTGCATGTGACGACTCAGGACAGTAAGGACACCCCCACCAGTCACGTCCCTTCTGGGCCTCTGTCATCGTCCGCCACGTCCCCAGTtctgctcccagctctgcccaggagGACCCCCAAACAGCACTACTGCAACACGTGTGGCAAGACCTTCTCCTCGTCGAGCGCCCTGCAGATTCACGAgagaactcacactggagagaaaccctttgCTTGCACTATTTGTGGAAGAGCTTTTACAACAAAAGGCAATCTTAAG GTACACATGGGCACTCACATGTGGAACAGCGCCCCTGCCCGCCGGGGTCGCCGGCTCTCTGTGGACGGCCCCATGACATTCCTAGGAGGCAATCCCGTCAAGTTCCCAGAAATGTTCCAGAAGGATTTGGCGGCCAGGTCAGGAAGTGGGGATCCTTCCAGTTTCTGGAATCAGTATGCAGCAGCGCTCTCCAATGGGCTGGCGATGAAGGCCAACGAGATCTCGGTCATTCAGAACGGCGGCATCCCTCCAATTCCTGGAAGCCTGGGCAGCGGGAGCAGCTCACCTATTAGTGGGCTGACGGGAAACCTGGAGAAGCTCCAGAACTCAGAGCCCAGTGCGCCCCTGGCTGGCCTGGAGAAGATGGCAAGCAGCGAGAATGGAACCAACTTCCGTTTCACCCGCTTCGTGGAAGACAGCAAAGAGATCGTCACAAGTTAA